In the Candidatus Electrothrix sp. GW3-4 genome, one interval contains:
- a CDS encoding AAA family ATPase yields the protein MLSEIEIQDFKSYKKAALALSPLSILIGANASGKSNAIEALRILNWIAQGQKLNAIKYGVSDSEDIVRGRLSDLGRDGNSLFTFLCRVATTEWNSLLIELECRENELHISQEYVSSPSSSFPLYRIKEASKGDRTDVVVEYNNFARGGRKPVITCIDQMAVFAQLETPARFGSSHKKAQAEIPKTVALYQKLLSNILFLDPVPSLMREDANRHEKKLRGDGKNLSGVLYTLCQNKEQKFIVLDLIRSLPEQDITDITFLEGRRGDVMVALVESFGGKTKSWDATLLSDGTLRVLAIAAALLSAPEGSLVVVEEVDNGIHPSRARQLLQAMRGLAEKRQLRLLLTTHNPALMDALPDEAIGDVVFCYRNPENGYSELKKLSALVDYPSLIAQGSLGHLVTNGVVERYAKSDCTPEQKKEKALAWLAELDQEEE from the coding sequence ATGCTATCAGAAATAGAAATACAAGACTTCAAAAGCTATAAAAAGGCAGCGCTTGCGCTGTCCCCACTTTCTATTTTGATCGGGGCAAATGCCTCTGGAAAGAGTAACGCGATTGAGGCATTGAGAATCCTGAACTGGATTGCCCAGGGACAAAAACTGAATGCTATTAAATATGGTGTCAGTGATTCTGAAGATATTGTTCGAGGCCGTTTGTCCGATTTAGGCCGAGACGGGAACAGCCTGTTTACCTTCCTTTGCCGAGTAGCCACAACGGAATGGAATTCTCTGCTTATCGAACTCGAATGTCGTGAGAATGAACTGCATATCTCTCAAGAGTACGTTTCCTCTCCAAGCAGCAGCTTTCCGCTCTATCGTATCAAAGAAGCCAGCAAAGGAGACAGAACAGACGTTGTTGTTGAGTATAATAATTTTGCAAGAGGAGGAAGGAAGCCTGTTATTACCTGCATTGATCAAATGGCTGTCTTTGCCCAGTTGGAAACACCTGCCCGTTTTGGCAGCTCGCATAAAAAGGCGCAGGCTGAAATTCCCAAAACGGTTGCCTTGTATCAAAAACTTCTTTCAAACATTCTCTTCCTTGATCCTGTCCCCTCTCTTATGCGTGAAGACGCGAATCGCCATGAGAAAAAATTGCGTGGAGATGGAAAAAATCTTTCAGGTGTCCTTTATACCTTATGCCAAAACAAGGAGCAGAAATTCATCGTTTTGGACCTCATCCGTTCTCTTCCTGAACAGGATATAACAGATATAACCTTCCTTGAGGGACGGCGAGGTGATGTCATGGTCGCATTGGTCGAGAGTTTCGGTGGCAAAACAAAATCATGGGATGCGACTCTGCTTTCTGACGGAACCCTCCGAGTCCTTGCCATTGCTGCCGCGTTACTTTCCGCCCCGGAGGGCTCTCTTGTTGTTGTGGAAGAAGTTGATAATGGAATCCATCCCAGTCGGGCAAGGCAACTCTTACAAGCAATGCGTGGGCTGGCTGAAAAAAGACAACTGCGTTTGCTGCTGACAACCCATAACCCGGCTCTTATGGACGCCTTACCTGATGAGGCAATAGGAGACGTTGTTTTTTGTTACCGTAACCCGGAAAATGGGTATAGTGAGCTGAAAAAATTGTCTGCTCTGGTCGATTATCCCTCTCTTATCGCACAGGGATCTTTAGGTCATCTTGTCACCAATGGGGTCGTTGAGAGATATGCCAAAAGTGATTGTACTCCTGAACAAAAAAAGGAAAAGGCGTTGGCCTGGCTTGCAGAACTTGATCAGGAGGAAGAATGA
- a CDS encoding multidrug effflux MFS transporter, producing the protein MSEEEKMQPDAQVVAAVPAGWYVLGVLSLLMGFGSISTDLYLPAMPVMGRALGADAGMIELTISGYLIGFSLGQLLWGPISDHYGRRSSVSAGLIFFIIGSAGCALSRTAEALIGWRIVQAVGACACVALSRAMVRDLYKGNRAAQMLSMLMTVMTIAPILGPLVGGQIVALAGWRAVFWTLVTVGALTFVLLWTIPETLPARRRNTESLGMALRYYGELLRHRKILGYAITGGFLYVGMFAYVAGTPFIYINYYHVSEQQFGFFWGIVIAGATVANLINAKLVVRHGYDRILLLGTVVMALAAFAVAWTAGTGWGGIWGLVLPLFVFISSVGFIVANSVAGAMTCFPERAGAVSALVGAIQYGSGIIGSALVGLLADGTPWPMGLIIGMTGVGCLLSVFLLLNKGGGD; encoded by the coding sequence ATGTCAGAAGAAGAAAAGATGCAGCCTGATGCCCAGGTCGTCGCGGCAGTGCCCGCTGGTTGGTATGTCCTTGGCGTCCTCAGCCTGCTCATGGGATTCGGGTCCATCTCCACCGACCTCTATCTGCCCGCCATGCCAGTGATGGGCCGGGCCTTGGGTGCGGATGCCGGGATGATTGAGCTGACCATTTCCGGTTATCTCATCGGGTTCAGCCTGGGGCAGTTGCTCTGGGGGCCGATCAGTGATCATTACGGTCGTCGTTCCTCGGTGTCTGCGGGACTAATTTTCTTTATCATCGGCTCGGCAGGCTGTGCCCTTTCCCGGACAGCGGAGGCCTTGATCGGCTGGCGCATCGTGCAGGCCGTCGGGGCCTGTGCCTGTGTTGCCCTGTCCCGTGCCATGGTCCGTGATCTCTATAAGGGCAATCGGGCCGCGCAGATGCTCTCCATGCTCATGACCGTCATGACCATTGCGCCGATCCTCGGCCCCTTGGTGGGCGGGCAGATCGTGGCCTTGGCTGGCTGGCGTGCTGTCTTCTGGACCCTGGTGACGGTGGGGGCGCTTACTTTTGTTCTTCTCTGGACCATCCCTGAGACCTTACCGGCCCGGCGGCGCAATACCGAATCCCTGGGCATGGCCCTGCGCTATTACGGGGAGCTGCTGCGCCATCGTAAAATTCTGGGTTATGCCATAACCGGTGGCTTTCTTTATGTGGGGATGTTTGCCTATGTTGCTGGAACACCCTTTATCTATATCAATTATTATCATGTCTCGGAGCAGCAATTCGGCTTTTTTTGGGGTATTGTCATTGCCGGGGCCACCGTGGCGAATCTGATCAATGCCAAGTTGGTTGTCCGGCATGGCTATGATCGGATTCTCTTGCTGGGAACCGTGGTGATGGCCCTTGCCGCCTTTGCCGTTGCCTGGACCGCCGGAACCGGTTGGGGCGGGATTTGGGGCTTGGTGCTGCCCTTGTTTGTGTTTATTTCCAGTGTGGGGTTCATTGTGGCCAACTCGGTTGCCGGGGCCATGACCTGCTTTCCTGAACGGGCCGGAGCGGTATCCGCCCTGGTAGGGGCGATCCAGTACGGGAGCGGGATTATTGGTTCTGCCCTGGTTGGGCTTTTGGCCGATGGGACGCCTTGGCCGATGGGCTTGATTATTGGGATGACCGGGGTGGGGTGTTTGCTTTCGGTTTTTCTCTTGTTGAACAAGGGCGGGGGAGATTGA
- a CDS encoding mechanosensitive ion channel family protein — MCLCKRKGKSSSTIIHRFLPCFFLLLFLLAHACSATAEEGLPDAEEIKETSAVIETVSKKSDDAKIKQRAEGIFAEIPGLEKVVVTVSEGVVVLSGPVANEESAQRARHLTNRLAGVVIVQDHIERTLNLQENLKPRAAEYADKANRFVKSLPLILTALGISGLILLAGFLLARFSLLWEKITPNQFVAEILAQIIRIVAIGGAVLTAMNLLGASRMIGTLLGGAGVVGFAVGFAVKDTIENYIASIMLSLRQPFRPRDFVSINEHQGVVIRLTSRATILMTADGNHLRIPNAVVFKATILNYTTNPERRFDFTLGIGVNDDPVAATEAGVEAIASLPFILDTPPPGSFVEEMGDAHIVLRFMGWINQKETDFVKARGYAMQKAREVLEEQGFSLPVPRYSLRFEESKMLFPESTAKPTPEAEKEQLVRREDVASVAEIDAMDVSPEQHLQEKVEDERKATQEEDLLDEDSPKE; from the coding sequence ATGTGTTTGTGTAAGAGAAAAGGAAAGTCATCCTCTACCATTATCCATCGTTTCCTCCCCTGTTTCTTCCTTCTCCTCTTCCTCCTGGCCCACGCCTGCTCCGCGACCGCAGAGGAAGGCCTGCCCGATGCCGAGGAGATCAAGGAAACCTCTGCCGTTATTGAGACGGTCAGCAAAAAGAGTGATGATGCAAAGATCAAGCAGCGGGCCGAGGGCATCTTTGCCGAGATTCCCGGCCTGGAAAAGGTGGTCGTGACGGTTTCAGAAGGGGTGGTGGTGCTTTCCGGGCCAGTTGCCAACGAGGAGTCAGCCCAACGCGCCCGCCATCTGACCAATCGCCTTGCCGGTGTTGTGATCGTGCAGGATCATATTGAGCGCACCCTGAATCTCCAGGAGAATCTCAAGCCCAGGGCTGCCGAGTATGCGGATAAGGCCAACCGTTTTGTCAAATCCCTGCCTCTCATCCTGACCGCCCTGGGCATTTCCGGGCTGATTCTGCTGGCTGGTTTTCTCCTCGCCCGCTTCTCCCTGCTCTGGGAGAAGATTACCCCCAATCAGTTTGTTGCAGAGATCCTGGCCCAGATCATCCGCATCGTTGCCATTGGCGGGGCCGTGCTGACCGCCATGAATCTGCTGGGCGCAAGCCGGATGATCGGCACCCTGCTGGGCGGGGCCGGGGTAGTGGGTTTTGCCGTGGGTTTTGCCGTCAAAGACACCATTGAGAACTATATCGCCAGTATCATGCTCAGTCTCCGCCAGCCCTTTCGCCCCAGGGATTTTGTCTCGATCAATGAGCATCAGGGCGTGGTTATTCGCCTGACCTCCCGGGCCACTATCCTGATGACGGCGGACGGCAATCATTTACGGATACCGAACGCGGTGGTGTTTAAGGCGACTATTCTTAATTATACTACCAATCCCGAGCGTCGCTTTGATTTCACCCTGGGGATAGGCGTAAACGATGACCCGGTTGCTGCCACTGAGGCCGGTGTTGAGGCCATCGCCAGCCTGCCCTTTATCCTGGATACCCCCCCGCCGGGTTCCTTTGTTGAAGAGATGGGGGATGCCCATATTGTCCTTCGCTTTATGGGCTGGATCAATCAGAAGGAAACCGACTTTGTCAAGGCAAGGGGCTATGCCATGCAAAAGGCGAGGGAGGTCCTTGAAGAGCAAGGTTTTTCTCTGCCAGTACCGAGGTATAGCCTCCGTTTTGAGGAGAGCAAAATGTTGTTTCCAGAATCAACAGCAAAGCCAACGCCAGAGGCGGAGAAGGAGCAGCTTGTCCGCAGGGAAGATGTTGCATCAGTTGCTGAAATCGATGCAATGGATGTGAGCCCTGAGCAGCATCTTCAGGAAAAGGTGGAGGACGAGCGCAAGGCCACTCAGGAAGAGGATCTTTTGGATGAGGATAGTCCGAAGGAGTAG
- a CDS encoding P1 family peptidase translates to MRITIAYNLRTDDTEATAELLTDADINRIHEAITSLHHSVTVVEVSGKPNEVIERLIESEPDLIFNLAEGTIGSSREAFYPGLYEQMGIPFTGGNASLLHLNLDKHLAKTVLSNHGVNVPKGILITGRDFALPDDLQYPLMIKPNSEGSSKGITQDSVVDTRDIALTRINRLLDHYPAGLVVEEYIGGRELSIPFLESYPGKLLDVVEHTFDLRKIGGKYNIYDYDMKQGGEAAESVHVVCPANINAEEEKAVTQMAREVFDIMSCPDVGRVDIRLHTNGTPYFIELNPLPSLHPDASLMTAARSRGLEFRDALRLVIRSAARRYGIPLRSAKQTKKADIAFETPRPGARELGMQIGWMTPGVHNAITDVKGVRVGHVSRFADDVQIPGQTEKSTIRTGVTAIMPAGRAYANRIAAGGFILNGVGEMAGLTQVIETGWLETPILLTNSHSVGRVHAGVVNHMLKKYPRLGTETDVVLPVVGEADDSFLNDVRVGVCSAQDAVKAMESASSGPVQQGSIGAGIGMTSFDFAGGIGTSSRIITVSEGKAFTVGVLVLSNFGKMRNLTIDGGVVGRTLDREFDQEGRRAVSEGSIIVVVATDIPLITSQLNRVAKRAALGLGRTGSYAAATSGEIILAFSTGNRKPRVNTSKSNFITLKLISDNYIDMVYEAVVEATEEAVINAIFCSNGMNGREQRWCPPVPHQRILELLNKGEITS, encoded by the coding sequence ATGAGAATCACCATTGCATACAACCTTCGGACAGATGATACAGAAGCAACAGCTGAACTGCTTACTGATGCAGACATAAACAGGATACACGAGGCCATTACCAGTCTTCATCACTCGGTGACAGTGGTCGAGGTTTCTGGCAAACCCAATGAAGTCATTGAGCGCCTGATTGAAAGCGAACCTGATCTTATTTTTAATCTGGCAGAAGGAACCATTGGGAGCTCCAGGGAGGCCTTTTATCCGGGACTATACGAGCAAATGGGAATACCGTTTACCGGCGGCAATGCCTCTCTGCTTCATCTTAATCTTGATAAACATCTTGCCAAGACCGTTCTCTCCAATCACGGCGTCAATGTACCAAAGGGCATCTTGATTACGGGGAGGGATTTTGCCTTGCCCGATGATTTGCAGTATCCCTTGATGATTAAACCGAATTCAGAGGGATCAAGTAAGGGAATTACCCAGGATTCAGTCGTTGACACCAGAGATATCGCCCTGACCAGAATAAACCGTCTGTTAGATCATTATCCTGCTGGCCTTGTTGTTGAAGAATATATCGGAGGCCGGGAGCTCAGTATTCCCTTCCTTGAAAGTTATCCGGGAAAATTGCTCGACGTCGTTGAACATACCTTTGATCTCAGGAAGATTGGGGGGAAATATAATATCTACGACTATGATATGAAACAGGGCGGAGAAGCCGCTGAATCAGTCCATGTGGTCTGCCCTGCCAATATCAATGCAGAAGAAGAAAAAGCCGTGACCCAGATGGCGCGGGAAGTTTTTGATATCATGTCCTGTCCTGATGTCGGTCGGGTGGATATTCGCTTGCATACAAACGGAACGCCCTATTTTATTGAATTGAACCCTTTGCCGAGTCTTCATCCTGATGCCTCGCTTATGACCGCTGCCCGGTCGCGCGGACTTGAATTTCGCGATGCCCTGCGTTTGGTGATACGTTCGGCGGCCCGCCGCTATGGTATTCCGCTCAGATCTGCTAAGCAAACGAAAAAAGCTGATATTGCCTTTGAAACGCCACGTCCCGGTGCCAGGGAGCTGGGCATGCAAATCGGCTGGATGACTCCCGGAGTACATAATGCAATTACAGATGTGAAAGGTGTTCGTGTTGGTCATGTTTCACGATTTGCAGATGATGTTCAGATCCCTGGTCAAACAGAGAAAAGTACTATCCGTACCGGTGTTACGGCAATTATGCCTGCCGGGCGGGCCTATGCGAATAGAATCGCAGCAGGCGGCTTTATCTTAAATGGCGTCGGTGAAATGGCGGGCTTAACCCAGGTGATTGAGACCGGTTGGCTGGAAACGCCGATATTGCTCACCAACTCACATTCTGTGGGCCGGGTTCATGCCGGTGTCGTTAACCATATGTTGAAAAAGTATCCGCGACTCGGTACAGAGACCGATGTGGTCCTGCCGGTTGTTGGTGAAGCTGACGATTCCTTTTTAAATGATGTCCGGGTGGGAGTTTGTTCGGCCCAGGACGCTGTAAAGGCGATGGAATCAGCATCCTCGGGTCCGGTGCAACAAGGATCGATAGGCGCTGGCATCGGCATGACAAGTTTTGATTTTGCCGGGGGCATCGGAACCTCGTCACGTATTATCACGGTGTCGGAAGGTAAGGCATTTACAGTCGGCGTTCTTGTGCTTTCCAATTTTGGAAAAATGCGCAACCTGACCATTGATGGAGGTGTTGTCGGCAGAACCCTTGACAGGGAATTTGATCAGGAAGGACGTCGTGCGGTATCAGAAGGTTCAATCATTGTTGTTGTTGCTACAGATATCCCCCTTATCACCAGTCAGCTAAACCGGGTTGCCAAACGGGCGGCCCTGGGCCTCGGGCGCACGGGTTCCTACGCCGCTGCAACCAGTGGGGAAATTATTCTTGCTTTCAGTACCGGTAACCGCAAGCCCCGGGTGAATACTTCTAAAAGTAACTTTATCACCTTGAAATTGATCTCAGATAATTACATTGATATGGTGTATGAAGCTGTCGTCGAGGCCACTGAAGAGGCGGTGATAAATGCCATATTTTGTTCCAATGGAATGAATGGACGTGAACAGCGCTGGTGCCCGCCTGTTCCGCATCAACGTATCCTTGAATTATTGAATAAAGGGGAAATAACTTCATGA
- a CDS encoding histone deacetylase family protein has product MKVIEKYNDSLHNPYWKYQLGPETYEVKDTPLRVEAIKKALRSDDRFDFITAQQFPERFIARLHPYHDYILNTASGLKDDDEEFYPDLFPGENANLRRKVDSPLWGGIWCTDAVTPIKRKTYEVARASAETALTGAELLRKGLEKTVYALCRPSGHHAGPRVFGGYCYFNNAAVAAEYLLPEGRVALVDIDYHHGNGTQEFFDEVKSVFTASIHCDPTNEYPYFWGYADEKGKGQAAGTNHNEPLPKETGIEQYSGAVDRILSKIEEFKPSFLIIAAGFDTHRNDPIGGFNIHTEDYISIGRQFKALGIPTLVCQEGGYNVDVLGQCVKNFLLGFM; this is encoded by the coding sequence ATGAAGGTCATTGAAAAGTATAACGACAGTCTGCATAACCCGTATTGGAAGTATCAGCTTGGGCCGGAGACATATGAAGTCAAGGATACCCCTCTTCGGGTTGAAGCCATTAAAAAGGCCCTGCGTTCTGATGACCGCTTTGATTTTATAACGGCACAACAATTTCCTGAACGCTTTATTGCACGGTTGCATCCGTATCACGATTATATCCTGAATACAGCTTCAGGATTAAAAGATGATGATGAGGAGTTTTATCCTGACCTCTTTCCTGGGGAGAACGCAAATCTCAGGAGAAAAGTGGATTCACCGCTTTGGGGCGGCATATGGTGTACAGATGCTGTGACGCCCATAAAAAGAAAGACATACGAGGTGGCCCGTGCTTCTGCTGAAACCGCGCTGACAGGTGCAGAACTGCTCCGTAAAGGGCTGGAAAAAACAGTCTATGCCTTGTGTCGACCTTCAGGCCATCACGCCGGGCCCCGTGTCTTTGGCGGGTATTGTTATTTCAATAATGCAGCTGTTGCTGCCGAGTATTTATTGCCGGAAGGGAGAGTTGCTCTTGTAGATATCGATTATCATCATGGCAATGGAACACAGGAATTTTTCGATGAGGTTAAATCGGTTTTTACTGCTTCGATTCATTGCGATCCTACCAACGAATACCCCTATTTCTGGGGCTATGCTGACGAAAAAGGAAAAGGTCAGGCTGCTGGTACCAATCATAATGAACCGTTGCCCAAGGAGACAGGAATAGAACAATACAGCGGTGCTGTTGACAGAATACTCAGTAAGATAGAAGAATTCAAACCCTCCTTTTTAATTATTGCTGCTGGTTTTGATACCCATAGAAATGACCCTATTGGCGGCTTCAACATTCATACAGAAGACTATATTTCTATAGGCCGTCAGTTTAAGGCCCTGGGGATCCCGACCTTGGTATGTCAGGAAGGCGGGTATAATGTTGATGTTCTCGGGCAATGTGTAAAGAATTTTTTATTAGGGTTTATGTGA
- a CDS encoding YdcF family protein, whose amino-acid sequence MWRRIYKKIAVMFIVLASSWGLYLAGDIIVFSTINKTPQSDVAIVLGAAVWKNTPSPVFEERIKHAIALYQQGIISKILFTGGVGNGKQYAESEVARNYALKRGVHSSDILIETVSETTQQNLLEAQRLLESHTLHSAILISDPLHMRRAMVMAEDIGLSVASSPTPTSRYRTLRTQAMFLLREMYFYQRYLFTGA is encoded by the coding sequence ATGTGGAGAAGAATCTATAAAAAGATAGCTGTGATGTTTATCGTCCTCGCAAGTAGTTGGGGGCTGTATCTTGCCGGGGATATTATCGTATTTTCCACAATAAATAAAACGCCTCAAAGTGATGTTGCCATTGTTCTGGGAGCAGCTGTCTGGAAAAATACTCCGTCACCTGTGTTTGAAGAACGGATCAAGCATGCTATTGCGCTTTATCAGCAAGGCATTATCAGTAAAATTTTGTTTACCGGAGGAGTTGGAAACGGGAAACAGTATGCTGAATCGGAAGTAGCCAGAAACTATGCTCTTAAGCGAGGGGTTCATTCTTCGGATATTCTCATTGAAACTGTATCGGAAACCACACAACAGAACCTCCTTGAAGCCCAAAGGCTGTTAGAATCGCATACCCTTCACTCTGCAATTCTTATCAGTGACCCGTTGCATATGAGGAGGGCAATGGTTATGGCAGAGGATATTGGTCTTTCTGTGGCATCTTCACCCACTCCGACAAGCCGTTACAGGACTTTGAGGACACAGGCAATGTTTCTTCTCAGAGAGATGTATTTTTATCAGCGGTATCTGTTCACTGGGGCGTAA
- a CDS encoding tetratricopeptide repeat protein produces the protein MFDRNEQHTTEFNQTHNGPGDNVRDKYIINNYLLGSVDYQQLVQDIKDAEELLAGIAPDKIDLRLKQSAKVEELKHRLVDFKADVFRLHELFTRIPINTERLRKAKAHFDKGEFREADAVLKAEEIQQDVERLKLEEQAAKNRLAAVRKDLADRAQEFLLKARLSLLNPVKEDEDRFKRTEGYFEQALATARTGKVLHEYAVFLSKHNDFSRAEPLYREALEQLRRYGKANPEVFLANVAATVNNLANLHKTIIEYTLAEDEYKKALKAYRTLAKLKPEVFSPSVAMTLNNLAVLHSQREKYDSALAEYQEALEIRRDLAKTNPEAFLPDVAATLHDLATLYYQTKKYDPALAEYREVLRIRRDLAELHPKEFLSDVAMTLNNLAALHYKTKQYDSALAEYEESLTMYRRFSEFNPKAFMSYVAGTLNNLASLHKDTNQYGAAEKEYGEALEIYRALDQNEPKTFLPDLVTTLLNLSIFYLQSVPDKAKSVAYAQEARDILKPLCDKAPHLQEYLDMAEGLLKDNKAKSEASIVCFFAKLSLSLPSTSLR, from the coding sequence ATGTTTGACCGGAACGAGCAACATACGACCGAGTTCAATCAGACGCACAATGGTCCAGGTGATAATGTCAGGGATAAATATATCATCAATAACTACCTGCTCGGTTCAGTGGATTACCAGCAGCTTGTTCAGGATATCAAGGACGCAGAAGAGCTACTGGCAGGCATTGCCCCGGATAAGATCGACCTGCGCCTAAAGCAGTCTGCCAAGGTGGAGGAATTGAAGCATCGGCTGGTGGACTTTAAGGCGGATGTCTTTCGCCTCCATGAGCTGTTCACCCGGATTCCCATTAACACGGAGCGATTGCGTAAAGCCAAGGCCCATTTTGATAAAGGTGAGTTTCGGGAGGCTGATGCCGTGCTCAAGGCCGAGGAGATTCAACAGGACGTTGAGCGACTGAAGCTGGAGGAACAGGCGGCAAAAAACAGGCTGGCTGCGGTGCGTAAGGATTTGGCGGACAGGGCGCAAGAGTTCCTGCTCAAGGCCCGACTTTCCTTACTCAACCCGGTGAAGGAGGATGAAGACAGGTTCAAACGGACAGAGGGGTATTTTGAACAGGCTCTTGCAACGGCCCGAACAGGCAAAGTTTTGCACGAGTACGCTGTCTTTCTCTCGAAACACAATGACTTCAGCAGGGCAGAACCTTTGTACAGAGAAGCCTTGGAGCAGCTCCGTAGATATGGCAAGGCGAACCCAGAAGTTTTTCTTGCGAATGTCGCAGCGACAGTGAACAATTTGGCAAACCTGCATAAGACCATAATTGAATACACCTTGGCTGAGGATGAATACAAAAAAGCCTTGAAAGCATACCGTACTCTCGCCAAACTGAAGCCGGAAGTCTTTTCCCCAAGTGTAGCCATGACTCTGAATAATCTGGCTGTACTGCATAGTCAAAGAGAGAAATACGATTCGGCGTTGGCGGAATACCAAGAAGCGTTGGAAATCAGACGCGACCTTGCCAAGACTAACCCGGAAGCCTTTCTCCCGGATGTCGCAGCGACGCTACACGATTTGGCTACTCTATATTATCAAACTAAAAAATACGACCCGGCTCTGGCAGAATATCGGGAAGTCTTAAGAATCAGGCGTGATCTTGCAGAGCTACATCCGAAAGAGTTTCTATCGGATGTAGCTATGACTCTAAATAATCTGGCAGCTCTGCATTATAAAACGAAGCAATATGATTCAGCTTTGGCGGAATATGAGGAAAGCTTGACGATGTACCGCCGCTTTAGTGAATTCAATCCAAAAGCCTTTATGTCATATGTCGCTGGCACGTTGAATAACTTGGCTAGCTTGCATAAGGATACAAATCAATATGGGGCGGCTGAGAAAGAGTACGGGGAAGCACTGGAGATATACCGCGCTCTTGATCAAAACGAGCCAAAGACTTTTCTCCCTGACTTGGTAACGACATTACTCAATCTGAGCATTTTCTACCTCCAATCCGTACCGGACAAAGCAAAGTCTGTCGCTTATGCTCAGGAGGCACGGGATATCTTGAAGCCCCTATGTGATAAGGCCCCGCATCTGCAAGAGTATCTTGACATGGCCGAAGGGCTACTGAAAGACAATAAGGCCAAGTCCGAAGCAAGCATCGTTTGTTTCTTTGCCAAACTTTCTCTCAGCCTTCCTTCAACCTCATTACGTTGA
- a CDS encoding type II toxin-antitoxin system VapC family toxin, whose amino-acid sequence MLFIELPHIYALQQLPYHHNDPFDRLLIAQAQVESMVLVTVDQKISLYEVETLST is encoded by the coding sequence ATGCTCTTCATAGAACTGCCCCATATCTACGCTCTCCAGCAGTTACCATATCATCATAACGACCCCTTTGACCGTTTACTCATTGCCCAAGCTCAGGTTGAATCAATGGTGCTGGTCACAGTTGATCAAAAGATCAGCCTCTATGAGGTGGAAACGCTTTCAACGTAA
- a CDS encoding type II toxin-antitoxin system VapC family toxin yields the protein MKLLLDTHIFLWFNSEPEKIPPAAYNACSDPENQLYLSHVSPWEIQIKQQLGKLRLSAGHYRNW from the coding sequence ATGAAATTGCTTCTGGATACCCATATTTTTCTCTGGTTTAACTCGGAACCCGAAAAAATCCCTCCGGCTGCTTACAACGCCTGCTCTGATCCTGAAAACCAGCTGTATTTGAGCCATGTTTCCCCTTGGGAAATCCAGATCAAACAGCAGCTCGGCAAACTTCGGCTCAGTGCGGGGCATTACCGGAACTGGTAG
- the rpsB gene encoding 30S ribosomal protein S2: MAAKVTMREMLEAGLHFGHQTRRWNPKMKPYIYGPRNGIYIINLDATMKMFRTAYSYIKNAVAEGGDIMFVGTKRQAQAIMKEQASRCGMHYVNHRWLGGMMTNFQTIKNSVDRLKSIESMQEDGSINRFPKKEILLMEKERIKLERNVGGIKDMRKLPDVLFVIDPRKEEIAISEAQKLNIPVVALTDTNCNPIGIDHLIPGNDDAIRAIRLITSLIADAVMEGKAEAGEEVADIDEMETAMTGEQVSAAEQAPEA, encoded by the coding sequence ATGGCAGCAAAAGTAACCATGCGGGAGATGCTTGAGGCAGGTCTGCATTTCGGACATCAGACCAGACGCTGGAATCCCAAGATGAAACCGTACATCTACGGTCCGCGGAACGGCATCTACATCATCAACCTGGATGCGACCATGAAGATGTTCCGCACTGCGTACAGCTATATCAAAAATGCTGTGGCTGAAGGTGGGGATATCATGTTTGTCGGCACCAAGCGCCAGGCCCAGGCCATCATGAAGGAGCAGGCCTCGCGTTGCGGTATGCACTATGTCAATCACCGTTGGCTCGGTGGGATGATGACCAACTTTCAGACCATTAAAAATTCCGTGGATCGTCTGAAATCGATTGAGTCTATGCAGGAGGATGGCAGTATCAACCGTTTCCCGAAAAAGGAAATCCTGCTGATGGAAAAAGAGCGCATTAAATTAGAGCGTAATGTCGGTGGTATCAAGGATATGCGCAAATTGCCGGACGTCCTTTTCGTTATTGATCCTCGCAAAGAAGAGATTGCTATCAGCGAGGCACAAAAACTGAATATCCCGGTTGTTGCTCTGACCGATACCAACTGTAATCCTATCGGTATCGATCATCTTATTCCTGGTAATGATGATGCGATCCGTGCCATCCGTCTGATCACCTCCCTGATTGCCGATGCCGTTATGGAAGGCAAGGCAGAAGCTGGGGAAGAGGTTGCTGATATCGATGAGATGGAAACAGCAATGACCGGCGAGCAGGTTAGCGCTGCTGAACAGGCTCCAGAGGCATAA